Proteins from a genomic interval of Pseudodesulfovibrio nedwellii:
- a CDS encoding ABC transporter ATP-binding protein yields the protein MANLILDDICVRFGGLQALTDVSFSVGKGEVVGLIGPNGAGKTTVFNVITGVYTASSGTVSYDGTTITGRRPYQVLSMGVARTFQNIRLFQNMTALENCMVAQHSRSKSGVIGAILRSPGQKREEERIIEKSQKALEFMGLGDISDEVASNLPYGHQRRLEIARALSSEPHTLLLDEPAAGLNPAESLELMEFIGHITDLGINVLMVEHDMKVVMGICNRIVVLDHGVMIAEGLPEEIQKNPEVIEAYLGQ from the coding sequence ATGGCAAATCTTATTCTTGACGACATATGTGTCCGATTCGGTGGGCTACAAGCTTTGACCGACGTTTCCTTTTCCGTGGGTAAGGGCGAGGTCGTCGGATTGATCGGCCCCAACGGAGCGGGGAAAACGACTGTCTTCAATGTCATCACTGGCGTATATACGGCTTCGAGTGGCACTGTGTCCTATGACGGGACGACCATTACGGGCCGCCGACCGTATCAAGTCCTTTCCATGGGCGTAGCCCGTACTTTTCAGAATATCAGGCTTTTTCAGAATATGACGGCGCTGGAGAACTGCATGGTGGCCCAGCATAGCCGGTCAAAAAGCGGTGTTATCGGTGCGATTTTGCGCAGTCCCGGTCAGAAGCGGGAAGAAGAGCGCATCATCGAGAAATCGCAAAAAGCCCTTGAGTTCATGGGACTGGGTGACATCTCCGATGAGGTGGCTTCCAATCTGCCGTATGGTCATCAGCGGAGACTCGAGATAGCCCGTGCCTTGTCGAGTGAACCGCACACACTTTTACTTGATGAACCTGCGGCTGGTTTGAATCCGGCAGAATCTTTGGAGTTGATGGAATTTATCGGCCATATCACCGACCTCGGCATTAACGTGCTTATGGTGGAGCATGATATGAAGGTCGTTATGGGCATATGCAATAGAATCGTTGTTCTCGATCATGGGGTGATGATTGCGGAAGGACTGCCTGAAGAAATTCAGAAGAATCCTGAAGTAATTGAAGCATATTTGGGCCAGTAG
- a CDS encoding SDR family oxidoreductase encodes MTKTVLITGATAGFGKAMAERYAAEGWQLVLTGRRSDRLEQLKQDLTPAKVHTITFDIRDKEACFKAVEKLPSGFKNVDVLVNNAGLALGLDPAQSCDLTDWETMIDTNIKGLMYMTRALLPSMVERDQGHIVNLGSVAGTYPYPGGNCYGGTKAFVNHFSKNLLADLLGTKIRVTNIEPGLCESEFSVVRFKGDKNSADKVYQGTQPIVPQDIAEIVYWTTTLPAHININSLEVMPVDQAFSPFAINRK; translated from the coding sequence ATGACAAAGACAGTTTTGATTACAGGTGCCACAGCCGGATTCGGAAAGGCTATGGCCGAACGTTATGCGGCAGAAGGCTGGCAATTGGTCCTGACAGGACGTCGAAGCGACAGGTTGGAACAATTAAAACAAGATCTCACCCCAGCCAAAGTTCACACCATCACCTTCGATATTCGCGACAAAGAAGCCTGCTTCAAAGCAGTGGAAAAACTCCCTTCCGGATTCAAAAATGTGGATGTTCTCGTCAACAACGCAGGTCTTGCACTCGGTCTTGACCCAGCCCAGTCCTGCGATCTCACAGATTGGGAAACAATGATCGACACCAACATCAAGGGACTCATGTACATGACCCGCGCCCTGCTCCCGTCCATGGTCGAACGCGATCAGGGCCATATCGTCAATCTCGGTTCCGTGGCCGGTACATATCCATATCCCGGTGGCAACTGCTACGGCGGAACCAAGGCGTTCGTAAATCACTTCTCCAAGAACCTCCTTGCTGATCTGCTCGGCACCAAGATCCGCGTCACCAACATCGAACCCGGACTCTGCGAATCCGAGTTCTCAGTCGTCCGCTTCAAAGGCGACAAAAACTCCGCCGACAAGGTCTACCAAGGTACCCAACCCATCGTCCCCCAAGACATAGCCGAGATCGTTTACTGGACAACAACCTTACCCGCACACATCAACATCAACTCACTCGAAGTCATGCCCGTCGACCAAGCTTTCTCGCCTTTCGCTATCAATAGAAAATAA
- the qmoC gene encoding quinone-interacting membrane-bound oxidoreductase complex subunit QmoC: MSNTVKVQPDLKFVEELQAIGGDSLKKCYQCATCSVVCPLSPADNPYPRKEMVWAQWGLKDRLVNDIDIWLCHNCGTCSTLCPRGAKPGDLLAALRNMAYRTLAPLPIIGKLMSSSSGMLPLAAVPALFYGIVWFIMASKVGSFLPTFNWDAATHGWVPAADGQIVFGGLFPGDYVIDPVFMLVFAFMIWGFYAGVRNMLKAFKEQPKTFIVGRKDEPSFIACLIDTAKYEILQHTQFLDCNDDEADELDIKRAAGHRWLMFSFIALMIVTGTVAAGHWGGWTLRFLGITGLGDIVSAIGHTPMPFYHPVKLLALVGAGLGVYGLMALTKRRVNLDEAKQSSSWYDWYLITLIWTIFLTGIAAMVFRVLDVAVLAYPIYYVHLIGVFMLLAYLPWSKLGHLVYRTVALSYAKKIGRIPMGADK; the protein is encoded by the coding sequence ATGTCTAATACCGTCAAGGTACAACCGGACCTTAAGTTCGTAGAAGAGTTGCAGGCCATAGGCGGCGACTCCCTGAAAAAATGCTACCAGTGCGCCACCTGTTCGGTGGTCTGTCCTCTGTCTCCGGCTGACAACCCGTATCCCCGCAAGGAGATGGTCTGGGCTCAGTGGGGACTCAAGGATCGCCTGGTTAACGATATTGATATCTGGTTGTGTCATAACTGCGGCACCTGTTCTACATTGTGCCCTCGTGGTGCCAAGCCGGGTGACCTGCTGGCTGCCCTGCGTAACATGGCCTATCGCACTCTGGCTCCGCTGCCGATTATCGGCAAGCTGATGTCCAGCTCCAGCGGCATGCTGCCTCTGGCTGCTGTTCCGGCCCTGTTTTATGGTATCGTCTGGTTTATTATGGCCAGCAAGGTTGGTTCATTCCTGCCTACATTCAACTGGGATGCAGCCACTCATGGTTGGGTCCCCGCCGCAGACGGCCAGATCGTCTTTGGTGGTCTGTTCCCTGGTGACTATGTCATTGACCCTGTCTTCATGTTGGTTTTCGCCTTCATGATTTGGGGTTTTTATGCAGGTGTGCGCAATATGCTCAAGGCCTTCAAAGAGCAGCCCAAGACATTCATCGTTGGTCGTAAGGATGAGCCGAGCTTCATTGCTTGTCTGATCGATACTGCCAAGTATGAAATTCTGCAGCACACCCAGTTTCTGGATTGTAATGATGACGAAGCTGACGAGTTGGATATCAAGCGCGCTGCCGGCCACCGCTGGTTGATGTTCTCTTTTATCGCTCTGATGATCGTTACCGGTACTGTCGCTGCAGGTCACTGGGGCGGCTGGACACTGCGTTTCCTTGGCATCACTGGCTTGGGCGACATCGTGTCTGCTATCGGTCATACACCCATGCCGTTTTATCATCCTGTCAAGCTGCTGGCTCTGGTCGGCGCTGGTCTGGGGGTTTACGGCCTTATGGCTCTGACCAAACGTCGTGTGAACCTGGACGAAGCCAAGCAGTCCTCCAGTTGGTATGACTGGTACCTGATCACTTTGATCTGGACCATCTTTCTGACTGGTATCGCTGCCATGGTTTTCCGTGTACTCGACGTAGCAGTACTGGCTTACCCGATCTATTACGTGCATCTGATCGGTGTGTTCATGTTGCTCGCGTACCTGCCGTGGTCCAAGTTGGGTCATTTGGTATACCGTACAGTGGCATTGTCCTACGCCAAGAAGATTGGCCGCATCCCCATGGGCGCCGACAAATAG